From Roseburia hominis, the proteins below share one genomic window:
- a CDS encoding HAD family phosphatase yields the protein MIKAVLFDMDGILIDTEKYLTVYKQQAMREAGYRMSVAEAYLFRSKAAKFARVQAKEMYGEDFDYDGIRGRRRQLMKEHIQKYGLETKPYVRETVTELRRRGYQTAVVTATEEEQALRYLQMVGFVDLFDEIVSASMVENGKPCPDVYLFACEKIGRRPEECMAAEDSPNGVHAAWSAGCHVTMVPDLTGPDEETGKMAEYVVPDLRGLLEILL from the coding sequence GTGATAAAAGCAGTATTATTTGATATGGACGGTATTTTAATCGACACAGAAAAGTATTTGACGGTATATAAGCAGCAGGCCATGCGGGAAGCGGGATATCGCATGAGTGTTGCCGAAGCGTATTTGTTTCGCAGTAAGGCTGCAAAGTTCGCCAGGGTGCAGGCGAAGGAAATGTACGGAGAGGATTTTGACTATGATGGGATCCGTGGGCGCAGGCGTCAGCTTATGAAGGAGCATATTCAGAAATATGGATTGGAGACGAAGCCATATGTGCGGGAGACCGTGACGGAGCTTCGCAGAAGAGGCTATCAGACTGCGGTTGTGACGGCGACCGAGGAGGAGCAGGCATTACGGTATCTCCAGATGGTAGGATTTGTTGATCTGTTCGATGAGATTGTCAGCGCCTCCATGGTGGAGAATGGGAAACCGTGCCCGGACGTCTATCTGTTCGCCTGCGAAAAGATTGGAAGACGACCGGAAGAGTGTATGGCGGCGGAGGATTCGCCCAATGGCGTTCATGCGGCTTGGAGTGCAGGTTGTCATGTGACGATGGTACCGGATCTGACAGGGCCTGATGAAGAGACCGGAAAGATGGCTGAGTACGTGGTGCCGGATTTGAGAGGGCTTCTTGAAATCTTGTTATGA
- a CDS encoding M20/M25/M40 family metallo-hydrolase encodes MDSLALIEALSNAYGASGFEDEVVEIAEKYAHDEALGSVRHDCNLNVYINAEKNSGEKPVVMIDAHSDEVGFIIQAIKPNGTLCFLPQGGWAAYTVPAHKVKVQTYDGRWVSGIFASTPVHFLSNAQRNTCPDFSDMVIDIGATSKQEVEEIYNIHIGAPVVPDVTFEYDKTTDVMLGKAFDNRLGCAAVLETMKDLKEQSLDVDLVGVLSCQEEIGERGAFVTRDVVKPDIAICFEGCPADDTFAPDYLIQTAMKKGPMLRHYDRSMITNPRFQRFSLELGRKLGIPVQESVRSGGGTNGGPIHMSNGGVPVIVIGVPVRYIHSHHGFACLADYNNSVKLAVEIIKHLNADVIKSF; translated from the coding sequence ATGGACTCTTTAGCTTTAATTGAAGCCCTCTCCAACGCTTATGGAGCGAGCGGTTTTGAAGATGAGGTTGTCGAAATAGCGGAAAAATACGCGCACGATGAAGCGCTTGGTTCTGTAAGACATGACTGTAATCTGAATGTATATATCAACGCGGAAAAGAACTCCGGTGAAAAACCAGTTGTAATGATCGACGCTCACAGTGATGAGGTCGGTTTTATCATTCAGGCTATTAAACCTAACGGCACGCTTTGCTTCTTACCCCAGGGCGGGTGGGCTGCATACACCGTTCCGGCCCATAAGGTCAAAGTACAGACCTACGACGGAAGATGGGTGTCCGGCATTTTTGCCAGCACTCCGGTACATTTCCTGTCCAATGCACAGAGAAATACCTGCCCGGACTTCAGCGATATGGTCATTGACATTGGAGCCACTTCCAAACAGGAGGTAGAAGAAATCTATAATATCCATATCGGCGCTCCTGTTGTTCCGGACGTCACCTTTGAATATGATAAAACCACGGACGTTATGCTCGGCAAGGCATTCGATAACCGGCTGGGCTGTGCCGCAGTTCTGGAAACCATGAAGGATCTGAAGGAACAATCTCTGGATGTGGATCTGGTCGGCGTACTCTCCTGCCAGGAAGAGATCGGCGAACGCGGCGCATTCGTTACCCGTGATGTTGTCAAACCGGATATCGCAATCTGCTTTGAAGGCTGTCCGGCAGACGATACCTTTGCTCCGGACTATCTCATCCAGACCGCTATGAAAAAAGGTCCTATGCTGCGTCATTACGACCGCTCTATGATCACGAATCCCCGCTTCCAGCGCTTCTCTCTGGAGCTTGGCAGGAAACTGGGAATACCGGTTCAGGAATCTGTCCGCTCAGGCGGAGGCACCAATGGCGGTCCGATCCATATGTCAAACGGCGGAGTTCCCGTAATCGTCATTGGAGTTCCGGTTCGTTACATCCATTCACACCACGGCTTCGCGTGCCTGGCAGATTATAATAACAGCGTAAAGCTGGCCGTAGAAATTATCAAGCACCTTAACGCTGATGTAATTAAATCTTTCTAG
- a CDS encoding spore coat protein has protein sequence MDEKTMVSDALVGVNGELKMFGEIIPQTENKELKQCLKQIRNQCEMSQENLYQLAREKSYYVPAAKASREEVAHVKNILTQPSMR, from the coding sequence ATGGACGAAAAGACAATGGTATCCGACGCTCTGGTCGGAGTAAACGGGGAATTAAAGATGTTTGGGGAAATCATTCCGCAGACGGAAAATAAGGAACTGAAACAATGCCTGAAACAGATTCGCAATCAGTGCGAGATGTCCCAGGAGAATCTGTATCAGCTCGCGCGTGAGAAAAGCTACTACGTTCCGGCTGCCAAGGCAAGTCGCGAGGAAGTGGCGCATGTAAAAAATATTTTGACCCAGCCTTCCATGCGCTAG
- a CDS encoding GntR family transcriptional regulator translates to MPDNRVPVFTKKTMREQIADILRDQILHADIAPGERIIEEDISKKYQVSRGPVREALRQIEEEGLVTYLPHRGCIVRTLTEDEMAEAYLIRSTLEGLAVQVYSGKMSQRGIERLQQTIDDLREAAGKKDLYAIIEADERFHAGIVEEADLPRLYQMWKTLCSVNTCTYYTMKSENLMPYDVLGKNHQCILNLFIENVGTNKIIEAIKEHYMVVPETLHKAQEGKTAEGE, encoded by the coding sequence ATGCCAGACAACAGAGTACCAGTATTTACGAAGAAGACAATGCGGGAGCAGATTGCAGATATTTTGAGAGATCAGATTTTACATGCAGATATTGCACCGGGAGAGAGAATTATCGAGGAAGATATTTCGAAAAAGTATCAAGTGAGCCGGGGACCGGTCAGAGAAGCGCTCAGGCAGATCGAGGAAGAGGGGCTGGTCACCTATTTGCCGCACCGGGGCTGTATTGTCAGGACACTGACAGAAGATGAGATGGCGGAAGCGTATCTGATCAGATCGACATTGGAAGGACTTGCAGTACAGGTATATTCCGGAAAGATGAGTCAAAGAGGGATAGAACGGCTTCAGCAGACAATCGATGACCTGCGTGAGGCGGCCGGGAAAAAAGACCTCTATGCAATCATCGAGGCAGATGAGAGGTTCCACGCAGGAATCGTGGAGGAAGCAGATCTTCCCAGATTATATCAGATGTGGAAAACGCTCTGCAGTGTTAACACATGTACCTATTACACCATGAAGTCAGAGAATTTGATGCCTTATGATGTTTTGGGCAAGAACCATCAGTGCATCTTGAATCTCTTTATTGAGAATGTTGGAACGAACAAGATCATAGAGGCAATCAAAGAGCATTATATGGTAGTTCCCGAGACGTTACACAAGGCTCAGGAAGGGAAAACGGCGGAAGGTGAGTAG
- a CDS encoding ABC transporter permease, whose translation MLKFIGKRLVYAVLTLFLIATATFFLVSGAPGDPIAAKVGQMPEQAQAIINAKYGLDKPVVERYVIYMKNLLTTGDFGESIIYTGKSANDVIRDNTLVSAKIGLLALFFQATIGISLGLVAALNRGKKIDHFIRFMVVLAICVPSFVFAALLQYFLAFKLKVVPVFGWGELKHYILPVTAYAIGGIASYTKYMRNSTLSVIGEDYIVTAKAKGCKKGRVIKKHVLRNSMIPIVTMIGPAVAGVFAGSFILEKMFSIPGLGFYYVKAVSDNDYTMVIGLTIFFAILYVGALIVVDILYGIVDPRIRVTKGKK comes from the coding sequence ATGCTGAAATTTATTGGAAAACGCCTTGTATATGCAGTGCTGACATTATTTTTAATTGCAACGGCGACATTTTTTCTGGTATCCGGAGCACCTGGAGATCCGATCGCCGCGAAGGTAGGGCAGATGCCAGAGCAGGCCCAGGCGATCATCAACGCAAAGTACGGGCTTGATAAGCCAGTAGTAGAACGGTATGTCATCTATATGAAGAATTTATTGACGACCGGTGATTTTGGAGAGTCGATTATTTACACGGGAAAGTCGGCGAACGATGTAATACGGGATAACACTCTGGTATCGGCTAAAATCGGGCTTTTGGCCCTGTTTTTTCAGGCGACGATAGGGATTTCGCTGGGGCTTGTGGCAGCACTGAACCGAGGAAAGAAGATTGATCATTTTATTCGGTTCATGGTGGTCCTGGCCATATGTGTGCCCAGCTTTGTATTTGCGGCGCTGCTTCAATATTTTCTGGCATTTAAGCTGAAAGTGGTTCCCGTGTTTGGCTGGGGAGAGCTGAAACACTACATATTGCCTGTGACGGCATACGCGATCGGAGGAATTGCTTCTTATACAAAATATATGCGGAACAGTACACTGTCCGTAATCGGAGAGGATTATATTGTTACGGCAAAAGCGAAGGGCTGTAAGAAGGGAAGAGTCATCAAAAAGCATGTTCTTCGAAATTCTATGATTCCGATTGTTACGATGATAGGCCCGGCAGTTGCGGGCGTGTTCGCTGGTTCCTTTATTTTGGAGAAGATGTTCTCCATTCCGGGACTTGGTTTCTATTATGTAAAAGCGGTGTCTGATAACGATTATACGATGGTGATCGGCCTGACTATCTTCTTTGCGATCCTTTATGTGGGTGCATTGATCGTGGTAGATATTCTCTATGGCATTGTAGATCCGAGAATTCGTGTGACAAAAGGTAAGAAGTAA
- a CDS encoding ABC transporter permease, giving the protein MSENVLNSAADAEMSDELFERVGTKGLSGEDIGKKSLTYWADVWRRFRGNKMALLGLVLLGVVVFLLFVGPMISGQDYQLIDSPNKNLGPSAQHWFGTDDMGRDLFTRVCVGGRISIYIGLCCTVVMFVIGALVGAFAGLKGGIVDDVIMRICEFIGNLPYLIIVVILSMVLGRSMFSLVFAMSLTAWVGTARMVRGQILQIKEMDYVQAAKALGADTKRIILKHLLPNTMGIIMVDITMSVPGFIFSEAFLSYIGLGVRPPETSWGALASAGQQQLMFYPYQLMFPCLMIVLTMLAFHLIGDGLSDALDPKLRQ; this is encoded by the coding sequence ATGAGTGAGAATGTTTTAAATAGTGCGGCAGATGCAGAGATGTCTGATGAATTGTTTGAACGTGTGGGAACAAAGGGGCTGTCGGGAGAAGATATCGGTAAAAAATCGCTTACCTATTGGGCGGATGTCTGGAGACGTTTTCGCGGAAATAAAATGGCACTTTTGGGGCTGGTCCTTCTGGGAGTTGTGGTATTCCTTCTGTTTGTGGGACCTATGATCTCCGGACAGGATTATCAGCTTATCGATTCTCCAAATAAGAATCTGGGGCCGAGCGCACAGCATTGGTTCGGGACAGATGATATGGGGCGTGATTTGTTTACCCGTGTCTGCGTAGGCGGAAGAATTTCAATTTATATCGGACTTTGCTGTACAGTAGTGATGTTTGTAATCGGTGCTTTGGTTGGGGCGTTTGCCGGTCTAAAGGGCGGAATCGTAGATGATGTGATCATGCGGATCTGTGAATTTATCGGGAATCTTCCATATCTGATCATCGTGGTCATTCTGTCTATGGTACTGGGACGAAGCATGTTTTCCCTGGTATTTGCCATGTCGCTTACGGCGTGGGTGGGGACGGCGCGAATGGTCCGCGGACAGATCCTTCAGATCAAAGAGATGGATTATGTGCAGGCTGCAAAGGCATTGGGGGCGGATACGAAAAGGATCATACTGAAACATCTGCTTCCGAACACGATGGGAATTATTATGGTAGATATCACCATGTCTGTTCCGGGATTTATTTTCAGCGAGGCATTCCTTAGCTATATCGGACTAGGAGTAAGACCGCCGGAGACCAGCTGGGGAGCGCTTGCCAGTGCAGGACAGCAGCAGTTGATGTTTTATCCGTATCAGTTAATGTTCCCGTGCCTGATGATCGTCCTTACCATGTTGGCCTTCCATCTGATAGGAGACGGACTTTCTGATGCACTGGACCCGAAACTTAGACAGTAG
- a CDS encoding ABC transporter ATP-binding protein produces MSEKILEVKDLQVSFRTYAGISHAVRGVDFYLNKGETLAIVGESGCGKTVTSKAIMGLLPESNTQIKRDGESAILFHGEDLFTYDEKKMTEIRGSKISMIFQDPMTSLNPTMKIGDQIMESILIHQKKTKDEAYRQAVKMLEMVKIPNAVQRMKQYPFEFSGGMRQRAMIAVALACNPEILIADEPTTALDVTIQAQIMELIGELQKELDMAVILVTHDLGVVASVADRIQVMYAGKIVERGNVDEIFYKSTHPYTRALLNSVPKIHTNNKDTLYSLKGTPPDLINPPAGCAFAPRCEYGMKICRMKYPEITHFSDSQECACWLAAPQSRYHRTSGRNGQERRQQMKEKEMLIEVKDLKKYFQVGKGATLKAVDGVNFCIYKGETLGLVGESGCGKTTCGKTVMGLYEATGGQVIFDGTDIHKLGRKEKKEFTRRAQIIFQDPYSSLNPRMTVGDIIGEGIDIHGLYKGEKRMEKIYELLELVGLNREHALRFPHEFSGGQRQRIGIARALAIEPEFIVCDEPISALDVSIQAQVVNLLIELQKKKNLTYLFIAHDLSMVKHISDRVAVMYLGNMVEFAGSNELYAQPLHPYTKALMSAIPIPDPEEEKRKKRIPIEGEIPSPINPKPGCRFAARCRYAKECCKSETPELKELRPGHFVACHRAEELNQL; encoded by the coding sequence ATGAGCGAGAAAATATTAGAAGTAAAAGATCTGCAGGTTTCCTTCCGCACGTATGCAGGAATCTCTCATGCTGTCCGCGGGGTGGATTTTTATCTGAATAAAGGTGAGACACTTGCGATTGTAGGGGAATCGGGTTGTGGAAAAACGGTTACCTCAAAAGCCATTATGGGACTTTTGCCGGAATCTAATACGCAGATCAAAAGAGATGGAGAATCAGCGATTCTGTTCCACGGCGAAGACCTTTTTACATATGACGAGAAAAAGATGACGGAGATCAGAGGAAGCAAGATTTCCATGATTTTCCAGGACCCGATGACATCACTGAATCCGACAATGAAAATCGGTGACCAGATCATGGAGAGTATTCTGATCCATCAGAAGAAGACGAAGGACGAGGCTTACAGGCAGGCGGTAAAGATGCTGGAAATGGTCAAGATTCCCAATGCCGTACAGCGAATGAAACAGTATCCATTTGAATTTTCCGGCGGAATGCGCCAAAGAGCGATGATCGCAGTAGCACTTGCATGTAACCCGGAGATTCTGATTGCAGATGAGCCGACGACCGCGCTGGACGTGACGATACAGGCGCAGATCATGGAACTGATCGGGGAACTGCAAAAAGAACTGGATATGGCTGTGATCCTGGTTACGCACGATCTGGGAGTGGTTGCCAGTGTGGCAGACCGAATACAGGTTATGTATGCAGGAAAGATCGTGGAGAGGGGCAATGTAGACGAAATTTTCTATAAATCTACGCACCCGTATACGAGGGCACTTTTGAACTCGGTGCCGAAGATTCACACGAACAATAAGGATACGCTGTATTCGCTTAAGGGAACGCCTCCGGATCTGATCAATCCGCCGGCCGGCTGTGCCTTTGCACCGCGGTGTGAATATGGAATGAAGATTTGTCGTATGAAATATCCTGAGATCACACATTTTAGCGACTCTCAGGAATGTGCATGCTGGCTCGCAGCACCCCAAAGCAGATATCACCGGACTTCCGGAAGGAATGGCCAGGAGAGGAGGCAGCAGATGAAAGAGAAAGAAATGCTGATAGAAGTAAAAGATCTGAAGAAATATTTCCAGGTAGGAAAAGGCGCCACGCTTAAGGCAGTGGACGGGGTCAACTTCTGTATCTATAAAGGTGAGACGCTGGGACTTGTAGGGGAATCGGGTTGCGGAAAGACAACCTGTGGAAAGACGGTTATGGGACTTTATGAGGCGACCGGCGGGCAGGTGATTTTTGATGGAACTGATATTCATAAACTTGGCAGAAAAGAAAAAAAGGAATTTACAAGACGCGCGCAGATTATTTTCCAGGACCCGTATTCCTCTTTAAATCCCCGAATGACAGTAGGGGATATCATCGGAGAAGGCATTGATATCCACGGGCTTTATAAAGGGGAGAAGCGCATGGAAAAAATCTATGAGCTGTTGGAACTGGTGGGACTGAACCGGGAACATGCACTGCGCTTTCCGCATGAATTCTCAGGTGGGCAGAGACAGCGTATCGGAATTGCGAGAGCACTGGCAATTGAACCGGAGTTTATCGTGTGTGATGAGCCGATTTCCGCTTTGGACGTATCGATTCAGGCGCAGGTGGTGAATCTTCTGATCGAATTGCAGAAGAAAAAGAATCTGACATATCTGTTTATCGCACACGACCTTTCGATGGTAAAGCATATTTCGGATCGTGTTGCCGTGATGTATTTGGGAAATATGGTGGAGTTCGCAGGAAGCAATGAGTTGTATGCACAGCCGCTCCACCCGTATACCAAGGCACTGATGTCCGCTATTCCGATTCCGGATCCGGAGGAAGAGAAACGGAAAAAACGAATCCCGATTGAGGGAGAGATCCCAAGCCCGATCAATCCGAAACCGGGCTGCAGGTTTGCTGCCAGGTGCCGGTATGCAAAGGAATGCTGCAAATCGGAGACGCCGGAGCTTAAGGAACTAAGACCAGGGCATTTCGTTGCCTGTCATAGGGCAGAGGAATTAAATCAATTATGA
- a CDS encoding peptide ABC transporter substrate-binding protein: MRKRTRLLAGLVAAVLAVTTITGCGGAETRKNTGSGESSADAKVFNYSVNSVIVGLNPIMDSTAPDNEAHNLICEPLVRKAAAENNTMECIPAAAESWDVSEDGKTYTFHLREGMKWNDGEPFTAKDFEYTLKLMANPDTAAVNAWLFDGVIENFGEALYQNGKTPDEIGVSAPDDTTLEIRLTHPASYLLELLGSLFPVRQDKYEEWGQEYGSSADKIICSGPFEVESWSQNTEFVAKRNENNWNAANVKLDKIVQKVIQEPATAIQAFINGEIDVVSTLDPNWAKTIEEAGISTTETVPDSSPEFLMFNLANEYLSNVKIRQALSAAFDREEFIDATYNGQAIPIYSVMPDTMMVGEKTYTELVGGRNYFVKDLQSENPDPKKLMQEGLKELGKSDDLSQVTLRFASRGTTELSKKMAEWYKQTWEANLGITVQIDMMEWNVMWEKIDAGDYDIAVGGWGPYYNEPSAILTLFDPENGYFNAEKIGWKDENAAKFKELCNTAKDTVDDKEKAELYLQAEELLVKNAIVAPEYLSQSPTFIANTVEGYIVATNGYENWANVTVNK, translated from the coding sequence ATGAGGAAGAGAACAAGACTACTTGCAGGACTTGTAGCAGCAGTACTTGCAGTCACGACCATTACCGGCTGCGGAGGCGCTGAAACAAGAAAGAACACAGGCTCAGGAGAGAGTTCAGCAGATGCAAAGGTATTCAATTACAGCGTGAACAGCGTAATCGTAGGACTGAACCCGATCATGGACAGTACAGCTCCGGATAACGAAGCACACAATCTGATCTGTGAGCCGCTGGTGAGAAAGGCAGCAGCAGAGAATAATACGATGGAATGTATTCCGGCAGCGGCGGAGTCATGGGACGTCAGTGAAGATGGAAAGACCTATACCTTCCACCTGCGCGAGGGAATGAAGTGGAATGACGGAGAGCCGTTTACAGCAAAGGATTTTGAATATACATTGAAGCTGATGGCAAATCCGGATACTGCGGCAGTAAATGCATGGTTGTTCGACGGTGTGATCGAGAACTTCGGTGAGGCTCTTTATCAAAATGGTAAGACACCGGATGAGATCGGTGTAAGCGCGCCGGATGATACGACTCTGGAAATCCGTCTGACGCACCCGGCTTCTTATCTTCTGGAGCTTCTTGGAAGCCTTTTCCCGGTTCGCCAGGATAAGTATGAAGAGTGGGGACAGGAATATGGTTCTTCCGCAGATAAGATTATTTGCAGTGGTCCGTTTGAAGTGGAATCCTGGAGCCAGAATACGGAGTTTGTTGCAAAACGTAATGAAAATAACTGGAATGCGGCGAATGTTAAACTGGATAAGATCGTGCAGAAGGTCATTCAGGAGCCGGCAACTGCAATTCAGGCATTTATCAATGGCGAAATCGATGTGGTCTCGACCCTGGATCCGAACTGGGCCAAGACGATCGAGGAAGCCGGAATCTCCACAACGGAGACGGTTCCGGATAGCTCACCGGAATTCCTGATGTTTAATCTGGCAAATGAATATTTATCTAATGTGAAGATTCGTCAGGCTTTGTCTGCGGCTTTTGACAGAGAGGAATTCATCGATGCGACTTATAATGGACAGGCAATACCAATCTATTCTGTTATGCCGGACACCATGATGGTAGGAGAAAAGACTTATACTGAGTTGGTTGGTGGAAGAAATTATTTTGTAAAGGATCTGCAAAGTGAGAATCCTGATCCGAAGAAGCTGATGCAGGAAGGCTTAAAAGAACTTGGTAAATCAGATGATCTGTCTCAGGTAACTCTGCGTTTTGCAAGTCGTGGTACGACGGAACTTTCCAAGAAAATGGCAGAGTGGTATAAGCAGACATGGGAAGCCAATCTTGGCATTACGGTACAGATTGATATGATGGAGTGGAACGTAATGTGGGAGAAGATTGATGCCGGCGACTATGATATCGCAGTTGGCGGCTGGGGACCGTATTACAATGAGCCCAGTGCGATTCTGACCTTATTCGACCCGGAGAATGGATACTTCAATGCGGAAAAGATTGGCTGGAAAGACGAAAATGCTGCCAAATTCAAAGAATTGTGTAATACAGCAAAGGATACGGTAGATGACAAGGAGAAAGCAGAGCTGTATCTGCAGGCTGAGGAGCTTCTGGTAAAGAATGCAATTGTAGCTCCTGAATATCTGTCGCAGAGCCCGACATTCATTGCGAATACAGTAGAAGGATATATCGTGGCTACGAACGGATATGAGAACTGGGCAAATGTAACTGTGAACAAGTAG
- a CDS encoding amidohydrolase family protein, with protein MYIIRNGTVHIGDGSFRENCDILIEAGKIRAVGPNLASEGAKVLDAEGCQVFPGFIDPLSCVGAMGMPSRHLDNDEHSEPVTPEMNLRYSLDPDEVNNQEFYKSGITTIGLASTNNNLMGGQIAVCKTAPQKMEKRLVKEHAGLKCSVTGSVKETFGSAKCLPMTKMGIFYLFQETLRQARDCEKEKRTTKQNVICEVFDEQSMQVFCAAATKNEIDGLLHMMRDEKVQLNIVDGYCFADSLKEIKEKKVGLILGNVNNMSQIAKHHMDLPKLKELAENGNRIAFTTSCGGYSEGREVFLWTAIEAYRAGVPAEEVVKMMCKYPAEMLGIADRVGTLEVGKDADISVFTGHPVTSYAAKVVHSVVNGEVIF; from the coding sequence ATGTATATAATTCGGAACGGAACGGTCCATATTGGAGATGGATCGTTCCGGGAAAATTGTGATATTCTGATTGAAGCGGGCAAAATTAGGGCGGTCGGCCCGAATCTTGCGAGTGAAGGAGCAAAGGTTCTGGACGCAGAAGGGTGCCAGGTATTTCCCGGATTTATCGATCCGCTATCCTGTGTGGGGGCAATGGGAATGCCTTCCAGGCATTTGGACAATGATGAGCATTCGGAGCCGGTCACACCGGAGATGAATCTGCGGTATAGTCTCGACCCGGACGAGGTCAACAATCAGGAATTCTATAAAAGTGGTATTACTACGATCGGCCTTGCCAGCACGAATAATAATCTGATGGGCGGGCAGATCGCAGTCTGTAAGACGGCACCTCAGAAGATGGAGAAGCGTCTGGTGAAGGAGCATGCAGGTCTTAAATGCAGCGTGACCGGAAGCGTAAAGGAGACCTTTGGTTCGGCCAAGTGTCTGCCGATGACGAAGATGGGAATCTTTTATCTGTTTCAGGAGACGCTCCGCCAGGCGAGAGATTGTGAGAAAGAGAAGCGGACTACGAAACAGAACGTAATCTGTGAGGTGTTTGACGAACAGTCCATGCAGGTATTCTGCGCCGCAGCGACCAAGAATGAGATAGACGGTCTATTACATATGATGCGTGACGAGAAGGTGCAGCTTAATATTGTGGACGGGTACTGTTTTGCAGATTCGCTTAAAGAGATTAAGGAAAAGAAGGTTGGCCTGATTCTGGGAAATGTGAATAATATGTCTCAGATTGCAAAACATCACATGGATTTGCCGAAGCTAAAAGAATTGGCGGAGAATGGAAACCGGATTGCATTTACCACGTCCTGCGGCGGATATTCTGAAGGACGTGAAGTGTTCCTTTGGACGGCAATCGAGGCGTACCGGGCAGGTGTTCCTGCGGAAGAGGTCGTGAAGATGATGTGTAAATACCCGGCGGAAATGCTGGGAATTGCTGACAGAGTCGGAACCCTTGAAGTCGGAAAGGACGCAGATATTTCCGTATTTACCGGACACCCGGTGACAAGCTATGCGGCAAAGGTGGTTCATAGTGTAGTGAATGGCGAGGTGATTTTCTAA
- a CDS encoding amidohydrolase family protein, translated as MGRKLIKGGILYTMEDEKEAFQGDVLIENGKIFAAGEHLEAEDCEIIDASGLYVMPGLIDAHSHIGLFDFNADKSVDDANEMTDPVSSAMDARYSINPKARELKVAYEHGITSMLFTPGSGDVFCGQPFVAKTYGDNIFDMTVKAPAAVKIALGGNPKNTFGDMNRCPMTRMGVAHVLWENFRKAKEYLEKKENGKKPPYDAAMEAIIPALSGEIPCKIHCTQYDMLTAIEVAKAFGVRFSLEHAWGATDYLDEIVASGCDICYGPIATYRAPGERRKIDVEAVKLLDERGVNVALITDSPILSEESLYHHMGEAVREGAPWERVLRMVTINPARQLGLEERLGCLSEGRDADVILVKGRLGLDTDAKVMMTLVNGEVVYQALG; from the coding sequence ATGGGCAGGAAATTGATCAAAGGTGGAATCCTTTATACTATGGAAGATGAAAAAGAGGCATTTCAGGGAGACGTGCTGATTGAGAACGGAAAGATTTTCGCTGCCGGGGAACATCTTGAGGCAGAGGATTGTGAGATTATTGATGCTTCCGGCCTGTATGTGATGCCGGGACTCATTGATGCGCATTCTCATATCGGCCTGTTTGATTTCAATGCGGATAAAAGTGTAGATGATGCCAATGAGATGACTGATCCGGTATCGTCGGCGATGGACGCCCGGTATAGTATCAATCCCAAGGCAAGAGAATTGAAAGTCGCCTATGAGCACGGAATTACTTCTATGCTTTTTACACCGGGAAGCGGAGATGTGTTCTGCGGACAGCCGTTCGTGGCAAAAACGTATGGAGACAATATTTTTGATATGACGGTGAAGGCTCCGGCAGCGGTCAAGATTGCTCTTGGGGGGAATCCGAAGAATACGTTCGGGGATATGAACAGATGCCCGATGACCAGAATGGGCGTTGCCCATGTCCTGTGGGAGAACTTCCGAAAGGCTAAGGAGTATCTTGAGAAGAAAGAAAACGGCAAGAAACCGCCGTATGATGCGGCTATGGAGGCTATTATTCCTGCACTTTCAGGTGAGATTCCCTGTAAGATACATTGCACACAATATGATATGCTTACGGCGATTGAAGTGGCGAAGGCATTCGGTGTGCGGTTTTCACTGGAGCATGCGTGGGGCGCGACCGATTATCTGGACGAGATCGTAGCGAGTGGATGTGATATCTGTTATGGCCCGATCGCAACGTACAGAGCCCCGGGAGAACGACGAAAGATTGATGTAGAGGCGGTCAAACTCTTAGATGAGAGAGGTGTGAACGTAGCATTGATTACGGATTCGCCGATTTTAAGTGAAGAATCCCTGTATCACCATATGGGAGAGGCAGTCCGGGAAGGAGCGCCCTGGGAGAGAGTGCTCCGCATGGTAACTATCAATCCCGCGCGGCAGCTTGGGCTGGAAGAAAGACTGGGGTGCTTAAGCGAAGGAAGAGATGCAGATGTGATCTTGGTCAAAGGGAGGCTGGGACTGGATACCGATGCCAAGGTGATGATGACGTTGGTGAACGGCGAAGTCGTATATCAGGCGTTGGGATAA